A region of uncultured Acidilobus sp. JCHS DNA encodes the following proteins:
- a CDS encoding putative proteins of PilT N-term/Vapc superfamily, with product MQXXXXXXXXXXXXXXXXXLLAREAGFALKLLERLGVQVLRVKAGSADESILTLTKELVQNGDRVVVATNDKNLRRSVRRLGVPTLYLREEGLRLEIDWNPLL from the coding sequence ATGCAAGNNNNNNNNNNNNNNNNNNNNNNNNNNNNNNNNNNNNNNNNNNNNNNNNNNCTATTAGCGAGGGAGGCCGGGTTCGCGCTTAAGCTGTTAGAAAGGCTTGGGGTTCAGGTCCTGCGCGTCAAAGCGGGCAGCGCCGATGAGTCTATCTTGACCTTAACAAAGGAGTTGGTGCAGAATGGCGACAGGGTTGTAGTGGCTACTAACGACAAGAACTTACGGAGGTCAGTCCGCAGGCTTGGCGTTCCAACCCTTTACTTAAGGGAAGAGGGCCTCAGGCTTGAAATTGATTGGAACCCCTTACTTTAG
- a CDS encoding Nucleoside-diphosphate-sugar pyrophosphorylase involved in lipopolysaccharide biosynthesis/translation initiation factor 2B, gamma/epsilon subunits (eIF-2Bgamma/eIF-2Bepsilon), producing MALALILAGGYGKRLRPLTDDRPKPLVEVAGKPIILHQIEWLKRHGITDFVVLAGYRKERLIETLGSGSRFGVSISYVVEDEPLGTGGAVRNARLLYRGRSDFLVVNGDIITNVDPTALLKALERPGVIGALALVQLRSPYGIVEVSNDDFVKSFREKPIIGEYWINAGIYAFKPEVEEYLPEKGDLETVTFPALAKEGKLVAVKYDLNKYYWKSVDTYKDLEEASNDIERFNAR from the coding sequence TTGGCCCTAGCCCTTATACTTGCGGGAGGCTATGGGAAGAGGCTCAGGCCCCTCACTGATGACAGGCCAAAGCCGTTAGTTGAGGTCGCTGGGAAGCCTATAATTCTACATCAGATAGAGTGGCTCAAGAGACATGGTATAACGGACTTCGTTGTCCTGGCTGGCTACCGTAAGGAGAGGCTCATAGAGACCCTGGGAAGCGGCTCAAGGTTCGGGGTCTCAATATCATATGTAGTGGAGGACGAGCCGCTAGGCACCGGAGGCGCTGTCAGGAACGCCAGGCTTCTGTACAGGGGGAGAAGCGACTTTCTTGTAGTAAACGGGGACATAATAACTAACGTAGACCCTACCGCTCTGCTTAAGGCGCTCGAGAGGCCAGGCGTCATAGGCGCCTTAGCGCTAGTCCAGCTCAGGAGCCCCTATGGAATTGTTGAAGTAAGCAACGATGACTTCGTTAAGAGCTTCAGGGAGAAGCCTATCATTGGGGAGTACTGGATAAACGCCGGCATCTACGCCTTCAAGCCAGAGGTGGAAGAGTACCTGCCTGAGAAGGGCGACCTGGAGACCGTCACGTTCCCAGCCCTCGCCAAGGAGGGCAAGCTAGTAGCGGTTAAGTACGACCTGAACAAGTACTACTGGAAGAGCGTCGACACCTACAAGGACCTGGAGGAGGCGTCCAACGATATAGAGAGGTTCAACGCCCGCTGA
- a CDS encoding transposase, which translates to MIISLAKQGQLAVAREDLTGLIESLRGLPKGHKSALLALGYRRLAFWIDCQAEKGGVPILVVDPAGTSSTCPRCGAELVEVRHRRLRCPKCSLEADRDSIAVLNIERRALNQMGGTLTSPTAPQMTDVNPNRWGEPPHL; encoded by the coding sequence ATGATTATATCGCTGGCAAAGCAGGGCCAGCTGGCTGTCGCCAGGGAAGATCTTACAGGGCTGATAGAGAGCCTAAGGGGGCTTCCTAAGGGGCACAAATCAGCCCTGCTGGCGCTCGGCTACAGGAGGCTGGCGTTCTGGATTGACTGCCAGGCCGAGAAGGGCGGAGTGCCAATACTTGTTGTTGACCCAGCTGGCACCTCCTCAACGTGCCCAAGGTGCGGCGCTGAGCTCGTGGAGGTGAGGCACCGCAGGCTCAGGTGCCCAAAGTGCAGCCTTGAGGCCGACAGGGACAGCATAGCCGTGCTTAACATCGAGAGGAGGGCGCTTAACCAGATGGGGGGAACTCTGACCTCCCCGACTGCCCCCCAAATGACAGATGTAAACCCAAATAGATGGGGGGAACCTCCCCACCTTTAG
- a CDS encoding Pyruvate-formate lyase-activating enzyme — MSKESGAPYYVREAKFWVPLPDRPGWVRCDLCHRRCLIAPNKWGVCGVRKNIDGRLYTYVYGLLTAYNLDPIEKKPLDHFYPGSAVLSISTVGCNFYCQFCQNWEISQSRLEKGLYGEVRTPEQVVADAKMVDADGISYTYNEPTIMYEFMYDTAVLAKKEGLFNTMVTNGYMTPEAVDDIAPYMDAATVDFKGAGNKDVYRRLMAVPDPEPIFETLKAMKEKGIWIEITNLVIPKYGDREEDVRKLARWIVDNLGDRVPFHLLRFYPQYKLVDLEATPVKTLERLAKAAKEEGLKYVYIGNVPGHPLEHTYCPNCGYPVIERYGFYITKWRLTKDGRCPRCGAKIDIKGEFRGKSMGPLPLL, encoded by the coding sequence TTGAGCAAAGAGAGCGGAGCCCCCTATTACGTCCGTGAGGCCAAGTTCTGGGTTCCACTGCCTGACAGACCGGGCTGGGTCAGGTGTGACCTCTGTCACAGGAGGTGTCTCATAGCCCCTAACAAATGGGGGGTCTGCGGCGTCAGGAAGAACATTGATGGAAGGCTTTACACTTATGTTTATGGTCTTCTCACGGCGTATAACCTTGATCCAATAGAGAAGAAGCCCCTTGATCACTTCTACCCTGGCAGCGCGGTGCTGAGCATATCAACGGTTGGGTGCAACTTCTACTGCCAGTTCTGCCAGAACTGGGAGATCAGCCAGAGCAGACTTGAAAAGGGGCTTTATGGCGAGGTCAGGACGCCTGAGCAGGTCGTGGCTGACGCTAAGATGGTCGACGCTGACGGCATTTCATATACTTATAATGAGCCGACCATCATGTACGAGTTCATGTATGACACCGCTGTCCTCGCCAAGAAGGAGGGGCTCTTTAACACGATGGTGACTAACGGGTACATGACGCCAGAGGCCGTTGATGATATAGCTCCTTACATGGATGCCGCCACTGTTGACTTTAAGGGAGCTGGCAACAAGGACGTCTACAGAAGGCTCATGGCGGTCCCCGACCCCGAGCCCATATTTGAGACGCTTAAGGCCATGAAGGAGAAGGGCATCTGGATAGAGATCACTAACCTCGTAATACCGAAGTACGGTGATCGCGAGGAGGACGTGAGGAAGTTGGCCCGCTGGATAGTTGACAACCTGGGGGACAGGGTGCCGTTCCATCTGCTCAGGTTCTACCCTCAGTATAAGCTGGTTGACCTAGAGGCAACCCCTGTTAAGACGCTTGAAAGGTTGGCCAAGGCCGCCAAGGAGGAGGGCCTCAAGTACGTCTATATAGGCAACGTGCCTGGGCACCCGCTTGAACATACTTACTGTCCTAACTGCGGGTACCCCGTCATAGAGAGGTACGGCTTCTACATAACTAAGTGGAGGCTCACAAAGGACGGCAGGTGCCCAAGGTGCGGCGCCAAGATTGACATTAAGGGTGAGTTCAGGGGCAAGTCAATGGGGCCTCTGCCCCTGTTGTGA
- a CDS encoding DNA-directed RNA polymerase, subunit M/Transcription elongation factor TFIIS, translating to MRFCPVCGGVMVPIKRKGSKVVLRCTRCGYEMEVDASLVKEYTATSKSGQKVLTTKVVSKEVKVNTEENKAELEQAKEDYYELVLNEMGEYGEQSPP from the coding sequence TTGAGGTTCTGTCCAGTATGCGGCGGCGTGATGGTCCCCATAAAGAGGAAAGGCAGCAAGGTAGTCCTCAGGTGTACCAGGTGCGGCTACGAGATGGAGGTTGACGCGAGCCTAGTCAAGGAGTACACAGCTACCAGCAAGTCAGGACAGAAGGTCCTCACGACTAAGGTGGTGAGCAAGGAGGTCAAGGTAAACACAGAGGAGAACAAGGCCGAGCTGGAGCAGGCAAAGGAGGACTACTACGAGCTTGTACTAAATGAAATGGGCGAGTATGGGGAGCAGAGCCCGCCTTAG